The Mycolicibacterium flavescens genome has a segment encoding these proteins:
- a CDS encoding HAD-superfamily protein subfamily protein IB hydrolase encodes MNRRAVLKSTYAQFLFLMSGADHDQMDRMRAYVTNMCAGWDVEQVKSIVGETLHDVVTPLVFAEAAELIADHKLCGRDVVMVSASGEEIVAPIARALGATHAMATRMVVEDGKYTGEIAFYCYGEGKVAAIRELAAREGYALEHSYAYSDSITDLPMLEAVGHPHVVNPDRTLRKEAAARGWPVLDFSKPVSLRDRIPAPSGAAMATTAAVGISALAAGALTYSLLRRFAF; translated from the coding sequence ATGAATCGGCGGGCCGTGCTGAAGTCCACGTACGCCCAATTCCTCTTTCTCATGTCCGGCGCCGACCACGACCAGATGGACCGCATGCGCGCGTACGTCACCAACATGTGCGCCGGCTGGGACGTGGAGCAGGTGAAGTCGATCGTTGGCGAAACCCTGCATGACGTCGTCACCCCGTTGGTTTTCGCGGAGGCGGCCGAGTTGATCGCCGACCACAAACTGTGCGGCCGTGACGTGGTCATGGTGTCGGCTTCCGGGGAGGAGATCGTCGCGCCGATCGCTCGAGCGCTGGGCGCCACACACGCGATGGCCACCCGTATGGTCGTCGAGGACGGCAAATACACCGGAGAGATCGCCTTCTACTGCTACGGCGAGGGGAAGGTGGCCGCGATCCGGGAACTGGCCGCACGCGAGGGTTACGCGCTCGAGCATTCCTATGCCTACTCCGACTCGATCACCGATCTCCCGATGCTCGAGGCCGTCGGCCATCCGCACGTGGTCAATCCCGACCGCACGTTGCGCAAGGAAGCCGCGGCCCGGGGTTGGCCCGTGCTCGACTTCTCTAAACCGGTGTCGCTGCGGGATCGGATCCCGGCCCCATCAGGCGCGGCCATGGCCACCACCGCGGCGGTCGGCATCAGCGCTCTGGCCGCCGGCGCGCTGACCTATTCGCTGTTGCGGCGCTTCGCCTTCTAG
- a CDS encoding helicase/secretion neighborhood CpaE-like protein → MCAAAGVPVVHASEPSSRKVWTEAAAVVLDITGARRCVARALPRRTRVVLVGRVEPRGADWQAAIEVGAQRVLTLPEQDDELMAELAEAAEGLHEAGRRGAVAAVIAGRGGAGASVFATALALTAPEALLIDVDPWSGGIDLVVGGEAESGLRWPDLRLQGGRLNYAALRDALPRVRGVTVLSGSRAGCDVDPVPLGAVIDAGSRGGATVVCDVPRRSTAAAETALASADLAVVVTPADVRSCAAADTVARWVSTLNPNSGVVVRGPAPGGLRSAEVAEIVGLPLLAGMRPQPGMAVTLERGGLRIGRRSPLGRAARKVLTILQQHPAVAA, encoded by the coding sequence GTGTGCGCGGCCGCGGGTGTGCCGGTTGTCCACGCGTCGGAGCCCTCCAGCCGCAAGGTCTGGACCGAGGCGGCCGCCGTCGTGCTCGACATCACAGGCGCCCGCCGATGCGTGGCCCGCGCGTTGCCGCGGCGTACCCGCGTCGTCTTGGTGGGCCGCGTCGAACCCCGCGGAGCCGACTGGCAGGCGGCGATCGAGGTCGGTGCCCAGCGGGTCCTCACCCTGCCCGAGCAGGACGACGAGCTGATGGCGGAGTTGGCCGAGGCCGCGGAAGGGCTGCACGAGGCGGGCCGTCGCGGTGCGGTGGCGGCCGTCATCGCCGGCCGCGGTGGCGCAGGCGCATCGGTCTTCGCGACCGCGCTGGCGCTGACCGCACCCGAGGCGTTGTTGATCGACGTCGACCCGTGGAGCGGCGGGATCGATCTCGTCGTGGGCGGTGAAGCCGAATCCGGGCTGCGCTGGCCGGATCTGCGTCTGCAGGGCGGACGGTTGAACTACGCGGCGCTGCGGGATGCGTTGCCCCGGGTACGGGGCGTCACCGTGCTGTCCGGCAGCCGCGCCGGCTGCGACGTGGACCCGGTACCGCTCGGTGCCGTGATCGACGCGGGCAGTCGCGGGGGTGCGACCGTCGTTTGCGACGTTCCGAGGCGGTCGACCGCGGCAGCCGAGACCGCCCTGGCCTCCGCCGATCTCGCCGTCGTCGTGACACCTGCCGACGTACGGTCCTGCGCGGCGGCCGACACGGTCGCCCGGTGGGTGTCGACGCTCAATCCGAACTCGGGTGTGGTCGTGCGCGGTCCGGCACCGGGCGGGCTGCGGTCGGCGGAGGTCGCCGAGATCGTCGGGTTGCCTCTGCTGGCGGGGATGCGTCCGCAACCCGGTATGGCGGTCACCCTCGAGCGGGGCGGACTGCGGATCGGCCGTCGGTCGCCGCTTGGCCGCGCGGCGCGCAAGGTGTTGACGATTCTGCAGCAGCACCCGGCGGTCGCCGCATGA
- the ptlH gene encoding helicase/secretion ATPase: protein MSDSLIDRVRERLATESAPLRPTVVAAAIRAESGGVLGDSEVLSGLRLLETELTGAGVLEPLLSADGTTDVLVTAPDAVWVDDGNGLRRTGIRFPDESSVRRLAQRLALAAGRRLDEAQPWVDGQLTGLGTGAFTVRLHAVLPPIASAGTCLSLRVLRPATQDLASLTATGAIEPAAATLLDGVVRARLAFLVSGGTGAGKTTLLAALLGAVPSIERIICVEDASELAPPHPHLVKLVARCANVEGAGEVAVRDLVRQALRMRPDRIVVGEVRGAEVVDLLGALNTGHDGGAGTVHANSPTEVPARLEALAALGGLDRAALHSQLGAAVQVVIHVGRDRAGLRRLAEIAVLTAGAEGPVQASTAWRLGHGFGPGAQRLDDLIRERGGS from the coding sequence ATGAGCGACTCGTTGATCGACCGAGTGCGCGAGCGGCTCGCGACCGAATCAGCACCGCTGCGGCCGACGGTCGTGGCCGCGGCGATTCGCGCGGAGTCCGGTGGAGTGCTCGGCGACAGCGAAGTGCTCAGCGGGCTACGCCTGTTGGAGACCGAGCTGACCGGGGCGGGCGTGCTCGAACCGTTGCTGTCGGCCGACGGGACCACCGATGTTCTGGTCACGGCGCCCGACGCGGTGTGGGTGGATGACGGCAACGGGTTGCGCCGCACCGGAATTCGCTTTCCCGACGAGAGCTCCGTGCGCAGGCTCGCACAGCGGTTGGCGCTCGCCGCCGGACGTCGCCTCGACGAGGCGCAGCCATGGGTCGACGGCCAGTTGACCGGGCTCGGCACCGGCGCGTTCACGGTGCGCCTGCACGCGGTCCTGCCGCCGATCGCTTCCGCGGGAACGTGTCTGTCGCTGCGGGTGCTACGGCCCGCGACGCAGGACTTGGCGTCGCTGACCGCCACCGGCGCGATCGAACCGGCCGCGGCCACCCTCCTCGACGGCGTCGTGCGTGCACGGCTGGCGTTCCTGGTCTCGGGAGGCACCGGGGCGGGCAAGACCACCCTGTTGGCCGCCCTGCTCGGTGCGGTTCCCTCGATCGAACGCATCATCTGCGTCGAGGACGCCTCGGAACTCGCACCGCCTCATCCGCATCTGGTGAAGCTGGTGGCGCGCTGCGCCAACGTCGAAGGCGCGGGCGAGGTGGCGGTGCGGGACCTGGTGAGGCAGGCGCTCCGGATGAGGCCCGACCGCATCGTCGTCGGTGAGGTACGCGGCGCCGAGGTCGTCGATCTGCTCGGCGCGCTGAACACCGGTCACGATGGTGGCGCCGGAACCGTGCACGCCAACAGCCCGACGGAGGTGCCCGCGCGCCTCGAGGCGCTGGCCGCGCTCGGTGGGCTCGACCGGGCCGCGTTGCACAGCCAACTCGGCGCCGCTGTGCAAGTGGTGATCCACGTCGGCCGCGACCGGGCGGGCCTGCGCCGACTCGCCGAGATCGCGGTGTTGACCGCCGGGGCCGAGGGCCCGGTCCAAGCCTCCACAGCGTGGCGTCTCGGGCACGGCTTCGGCCCTGGCGCACAGCGGCTCGACGATCTGATCCGTGAGCGAGGTGGCTCGTGA
- a CDS encoding type II secretion system protein F, producing the protein MSVAALALALALLTAPAPRRRTPVARSRRRALRLPSPLWLVAVLVALMAVAPLGVVAAAVIAAATVETRSRRRRRERQRTKEAAALEGALDVLVGELRIGAHPVTAFDTAANEADGAVAAALRTVAARARMGGDVAAGMLSVARRSALPTYWQRLAVCWNLAQSHGLAIAALMHTAHRDIVARERFSTQVSAGMAGARTTATVLAVLPLLGIGLGEMIGAQPLRFLLSTGQWLLAIGAALTCLGLVWSDRITGGVVR; encoded by the coding sequence GTGAGCGTCGCTGCGCTGGCTCTCGCGCTGGCGCTTCTCACCGCACCAGCTCCGCGGCGGCGCACCCCGGTGGCACGCTCACGCCGCCGGGCGCTACGGCTCCCGTCGCCTCTATGGCTGGTCGCCGTCCTGGTCGCCCTGATGGCCGTTGCGCCGCTCGGTGTCGTAGCGGCCGCGGTGATCGCGGCCGCCACCGTCGAAACCCGCAGCCGGCGCCGGCGCAGAGAGCGGCAGCGGACGAAGGAAGCCGCGGCACTGGAGGGTGCGCTCGACGTACTGGTCGGGGAACTGCGGATCGGCGCCCATCCGGTGACCGCGTTCGACACGGCAGCCAACGAGGCCGACGGTGCCGTCGCGGCAGCACTGCGCACGGTGGCGGCCAGGGCGCGGATGGGAGGCGATGTCGCGGCCGGGATGCTCAGCGTGGCACGGCGGTCGGCGCTGCCGACGTATTGGCAGCGGCTCGCCGTCTGCTGGAATCTGGCTCAGTCGCACGGCCTCGCCATCGCCGCGCTGATGCACACCGCACACCGCGATATCGTTGCGCGGGAGCGGTTCTCGACTCAGGTGAGCGCGGGTATGGCCGGTGCGCGGACCACCGCCACCGTGCTCGCCGTCCTGCCGTTGCTGGGCATCGGACTCGGCGAGATGATCGGCGCCCAACCGCTGCGATTCCTGTTGTCGACGGGCCAATGGCTCCTGGCCATCGGTGCGGCACTGACATGTCTGGGGTTGGTGTGGTCGGACCGGATCACCGGCGGGGTGGTCCGATGA
- a CDS encoding Flp pilus assembly protein TadC has product MTLAALLLAIAVLLAGTDGRARVRTAHSPNPKSHHKVRANDPLAFASALDVLAACLHSGMAVAGAASAAAPSAPPTVARVLVRAADLLALGADPATAWATAPEGDRSVDALLRLARRSASSGTALAQGVSALASRSRDDAADTARAAAERASVLIAGPLGVCYLPAFFCLGVIPVVAGLASDVLQSGIL; this is encoded by the coding sequence ATGACGCTTGCCGCGCTGCTTCTCGCGATCGCTGTGCTTCTCGCAGGCACCGATGGCCGAGCCCGTGTGCGGACTGCCCACAGCCCAAATCCGAAGTCACACCACAAAGTCCGGGCGAACGATCCTCTGGCGTTCGCCTCGGCGCTCGACGTGCTGGCGGCCTGCCTCCATTCGGGTATGGCGGTGGCCGGCGCCGCGTCAGCCGCGGCGCCCTCGGCACCGCCGACGGTGGCCCGAGTGTTGGTCCGTGCCGCGGATCTGCTTGCCCTGGGCGCCGACCCTGCGACCGCGTGGGCCACTGCACCCGAGGGCGATCGCAGCGTCGATGCGTTGTTGCGGCTGGCACGACGGTCGGCGTCCTCGGGAACCGCACTCGCCCAAGGGGTCAGCGCGTTGGCAAGCCGGTCGCGCGACGACGCGGCAGACACCGCGCGCGCCGCGGCCGAACGCGCCTCCGTCTTGATCGCAGGCCCGCTGGGGGTGTGCTACCTGCCGGCGTTCTTCTGCCTGGGCGTCATCCCGGTCGTCGCGGGGCTGGCCTCAGACGTGCTGCAGTCGGGGATTCTGTGA
- a CDS encoding Conserved exported protein of uncharacterised function — MAALVAILVLCLGGLTAVSMHIRCVDAAREAARLAARGHDGSAAARDLAPEGATVVTRREGQFVTATVRARSPIPPGFTVEARAVAAVEPGAG, encoded by the coding sequence GTGGCAGCGCTGGTCGCGATCCTCGTCTTGTGTCTGGGCGGGCTCACGGCGGTGTCGATGCACATCAGGTGTGTCGACGCCGCGCGCGAGGCCGCGCGCCTTGCCGCCCGCGGCCACGACGGTAGTGCTGCGGCGCGCGATCTCGCCCCCGAGGGAGCCACCGTCGTCACCCGCCGCGAGGGACAGTTCGTCACCGCCACCGTGCGCGCGCGGTCACCGATACCGCCCGGATTCACCGTCGAGGCGCGCGCAGTGGCGGCGGTGGAACCGGGTGCGGGCTGA
- a CDS encoding helicase/secretion neighborhood TadE-like protein, giving the protein MRAEQGSATLIAAAMIAIVVTIAIGAACLGVAVAARHRAQAAADLGALAAAHRIAAGGDQACSWAAAVTDGMDTEMARCEVDELDIVVAVDVPVTLGRFGVGVARAVARAGPADVST; this is encoded by the coding sequence GTGCGGGCTGAGCAGGGTTCGGCCACCCTCATCGCCGCTGCGATGATCGCGATCGTGGTGACGATCGCTATCGGTGCCGCTTGTCTCGGTGTGGCGGTGGCGGCGCGGCACCGCGCACAGGCGGCCGCAGACCTGGGCGCGCTGGCCGCCGCCCACCGGATTGCCGCCGGTGGCGATCAAGCGTGCTCGTGGGCGGCCGCGGTCACCGATGGCATGGACACCGAGATGGCGCGGTGCGAGGTCGACGAACTCGATATCGTTGTCGCCGTTGATGTCCCTGTCACCTTGGGCCGCTTCGGTGTGGGCGTTGCGCGTGCGGTGGCCCGCGCGGGCCCGGCCGATGTCAGCACCTAG
- a CDS encoding helicase/secretion DEAH-box helicase, whose protein sequence is MADFGRELLACAVEGTVAGGPNPLRHVADIPPRRGRPMGWPCWADPDVVRAFVDRGIEAPWSHQLAAADLAHGGRHVVLCTGTASGKSLAYQLPILTDLKANPRSRALYLSPTKALGHDQLRSAVALTEAVGLSDVAPCAYDGDSHSDVRRFARERSRWIFSNPDMIHLSLLRNHARWAVFLRNLSYIVVDECHYYRGIFGSNVALVLRRLLRLCARYSPSGGVPTVVFASATTASPAQTASELIGQTVAEVTEDGSPQGARTVALWEPPLLDDLVGENGAPVRRSAGAEAASVMADLVAEGARMLTFVRSRRGAELTALGARARLQERAPDLADRVASYRAGYLSEDRRALERALTDGELRGLATTNALELGVDIAGLDAVVLAGFPGTVTSFWQQAGRSGRRGQGALIVLIARDDPLDTYLVHHPSALLDKPIERVVIDPTNPYVLGPQLLCAAAELPLTDAEVRVWNAEDVAAALVDDGLLRRRANGYFPTPGMDPHPAVDIRGSSGGQIAILEAGTGRMLGNTGAGQAPSSVHPGAVYLHQGETYVVDSLDFEDGVAFVHADDPGYTTTAREVTDIAVTGHGERKTFGAVTIGLVPVSVSNTVTGYLRRRLTGEVIDFVELEMPTRTLDTMAVMCTITPEALQHNGIDLLRVPGALHAAEHAAIGLLPLVASCDRGDIGGVSTAVGPVQGLPTIFVYDGYPGGAGFADRGYHRLTTWWAATADAIEACECPAGCPSCVQSPKCGNGNDPLDKAGAVRVLRLVLREISQRSS, encoded by the coding sequence ATGGCTGATTTCGGCCGCGAGCTGCTCGCGTGCGCGGTCGAAGGCACGGTTGCAGGCGGCCCGAATCCGCTGCGCCACGTCGCAGACATCCCACCGCGCCGAGGTCGCCCGATGGGGTGGCCGTGTTGGGCCGACCCAGATGTGGTGCGGGCGTTCGTTGATCGGGGCATCGAGGCCCCGTGGTCACATCAACTCGCCGCCGCCGACCTCGCACACGGTGGACGCCATGTCGTACTGTGCACCGGCACGGCGTCGGGCAAGTCGCTTGCCTACCAGTTGCCGATATTGACAGACCTGAAAGCGAATCCGCGGTCGCGCGCGCTGTATCTTTCGCCGACCAAAGCGCTCGGCCACGACCAACTCCGGTCGGCGGTCGCGCTCACCGAGGCGGTGGGGTTGTCCGACGTCGCACCGTGCGCCTACGACGGCGACAGCCACAGCGACGTGCGCCGGTTCGCGCGGGAACGGTCGCGCTGGATCTTCTCCAACCCCGACATGATCCATCTGTCACTGCTGCGCAACCACGCCCGGTGGGCGGTGTTCCTGCGCAACCTGAGCTACATCGTCGTCGACGAATGCCATTACTATCGCGGCATTTTTGGCTCGAACGTGGCTCTTGTGCTGCGTCGGCTTCTGCGGCTGTGCGCCCGATACTCGCCGAGCGGCGGGGTGCCGACCGTGGTCTTCGCCAGCGCCACGACGGCCTCGCCGGCTCAGACCGCCTCCGAGCTGATCGGCCAAACGGTCGCCGAGGTCACCGAGGACGGGTCACCGCAGGGCGCCCGCACCGTGGCGCTGTGGGAACCTCCGCTGCTTGACGATCTGGTGGGTGAAAACGGAGCCCCGGTAAGGCGTTCGGCGGGAGCCGAAGCCGCCAGCGTGATGGCCGACCTGGTCGCCGAAGGCGCCCGAATGTTGACGTTCGTGCGGTCACGGCGCGGCGCCGAGCTGACCGCGTTGGGGGCGCGGGCCCGATTACAGGAAAGGGCGCCCGATCTCGCCGACCGGGTGGCTTCGTATCGCGCCGGTTATCTGTCGGAAGACCGCCGCGCGCTCGAGCGCGCGCTGACCGACGGCGAACTGCGGGGGCTGGCGACGACGAACGCGTTGGAGTTGGGTGTCGACATCGCCGGCCTGGACGCCGTTGTCCTCGCCGGGTTTCCGGGCACCGTGACATCGTTCTGGCAACAGGCGGGCCGCTCGGGGCGGCGCGGTCAGGGCGCGCTGATCGTGCTGATCGCCCGCGACGATCCACTCGACACCTACCTGGTACACCACCCGTCGGCGCTGCTGGACAAGCCGATCGAGCGCGTCGTCATCGACCCGACCAACCCGTATGTGCTTGGGCCACAACTGCTCTGTGCGGCCGCCGAACTTCCGCTCACCGACGCCGAGGTGCGGGTGTGGAACGCCGAGGACGTGGCTGCGGCGCTCGTCGACGACGGACTGCTGCGGCGACGGGCCAACGGGTACTTCCCCACACCCGGCATGGACCCGCATCCGGCTGTCGATATTCGCGGCTCGTCCGGCGGTCAGATCGCGATCCTGGAGGCCGGCACGGGACGCATGCTCGGGAACACCGGGGCGGGCCAAGCGCCCTCTTCTGTCCATCCCGGAGCGGTGTATCTGCACCAGGGCGAGACCTATGTCGTAGACTCCCTCGACTTCGAAGACGGCGTGGCCTTCGTGCACGCCGACGATCCCGGTTACACCACCACCGCGCGGGAGGTCACCGACATCGCAGTCACCGGGCACGGTGAGCGAAAGACGTTCGGCGCGGTCACCATTGGGCTCGTCCCGGTTTCGGTGAGCAATACGGTGACCGGTTATCTGCGCAGGCGCCTGACGGGTGAAGTGATCGACTTCGTCGAACTCGAGATGCCCACCCGCACACTGGACACCATGGCCGTGATGTGCACGATCACACCAGAGGCGTTACAGCACAACGGCATCGATTTGCTGCGGGTGCCCGGTGCGCTGCATGCCGCAGAGCACGCCGCGATCGGCCTGCTGCCGTTGGTCGCCAGCTGCGATCGCGGCGACATCGGCGGTGTGTCAACGGCGGTCGGGCCCGTGCAGGGGCTGCCGACGATCTTCGTGTACGACGGCTACCCGGGCGGTGCGGGTTTCGCCGACCGTGGTTATCACCGGCTCACCACCTGGTGGGCCGCGACGGCCGATGCGATCGAGGCGTGTGAGTGTCCGGCGGGCTGCCCGTCGTGCGTGCAGTCGCCCAAGTGCGGCAACGGGAACGATCCGCTGGACAAGGCGGGTGCGGTGCGGGTGCTGCGGTTGGTTCTGCGCGAGATATCCCAACGCTCAAGCTGA
- the cspA gene encoding cold shock protein A, protein MPQGTVKWFNAEKGFGFIAPEDGSADVFVHYTEIQGSGFRTLEENQKVEFEVGQSPKGPQATGVRAV, encoded by the coding sequence ATGCCACAGGGAACTGTGAAGTGGTTCAACGCGGAGAAGGGCTTCGGCTTCATCGCCCCGGAGGACGGCTCCGCTGACGTTTTTGTCCACTACACGGAGATTCAGGGCAGCGGCTTCCGCACCCTGGAGGAGAACCAGAAGGTCGAGTTCGAGGTTGGCCAGAGCCCCAAGGGGCCCCAGGCCACCGGTGTTCGGGCCGTCTAG
- the topA gene encoding DNA topoisomerase I, bacterial produces the protein MADGDRGSGRNGSVRRLVIVESPTKARKIAGYLGSNYIVESSRGHIRDLPRNAADVPAKYKSEPWARLGVDVDHNFEPLYIISPEKKSTVAELKDLLKNVDELYLATDGDREGEAIAWHLLETLKPRIPVKRMVFHEITEPAIRAAAEDPRDLDNDLVDAQETRRILDRLYGYEVSPVLWKKVAPKLSAGRVQSVATRIIVQRERERMAFRSAGYWDVTAELDASVSDPQASPPMFTAKLNTVDGRRVATGRDFDSLGQVKKPDEVLVLDQAAATALAGGLRGAQLAVSSVEQKPYTRRPYAPFMTSTLQQEAGRKLRFSSERTMSIAQRLYENGYITYMRTDSTTLSASAVEAARNQARQLYGEEYLHPSPRQYTRKVKNAQEAHEAIRPAGDVFSTPGQLHGQLDTDEFRLYELIWQRTVASQMADARGTTLSLRISGTASSGEQVVFNASGRTITFAGFLKAYVESIDDQAGGEADDAESRLPNLEQGQRVDAKELTADGHNTAPPARYTEASLIKALEDLGIGRPSTYSSIIKTIQDRGYVVKRGSALVPSWVAFAVIGLLEQHFGRLVDYGFTAAMEDELDEIAAGNERRTNWLNNFYFGGDHGVEDSIARSGGLKKLVGVNLEEIDARQINSIKLFDDDQGRPIHVRVGKNGAYLERMVPDEDGEPGELKPQRANLKDDLTPDELTLELAEKLFATPQEGRSLGVDPETGHEIVAKDGRYGPYVTEVLPEPPDDGEAGSTAKKGKKPTGPKPRTGSLLRSMDLETVTLEDALRLLSLPRVVGVDPNTGEEITAQNGRYGPYLKRGTDSRSLATEEQMFDITLDEALKIYAEPKRRGGQRAAAPPLRELGEDPATGKPMVIKDGRFGPYVTDGETNASLRKGDDVLSITDERAAELLADRRARGPVKRTKKAGAKKTAKKAGAKKAAKKS, from the coding sequence GTGGCTGATGGGGACCGCGGCAGCGGCCGTAACGGAAGCGTCCGGCGGCTCGTCATAGTCGAGTCGCCTACCAAGGCGCGCAAGATAGCGGGCTACCTGGGCTCCAATTACATCGTCGAGTCGTCCCGTGGGCATATCCGCGACCTGCCCCGCAACGCCGCCGACGTGCCCGCGAAGTACAAATCCGAGCCGTGGGCCCGCCTCGGGGTGGACGTCGACCACAACTTCGAGCCGCTCTACATCATCAGCCCCGAGAAGAAGAGCACGGTCGCCGAGCTGAAAGACCTGCTCAAGAACGTCGACGAGCTGTACCTGGCCACGGACGGCGACCGCGAGGGCGAGGCGATCGCCTGGCATCTGCTCGAGACGCTCAAGCCCCGCATCCCCGTCAAGCGGATGGTGTTCCACGAGATCACCGAACCGGCCATCCGCGCCGCCGCCGAGGACCCCCGCGACCTGGACAACGACCTGGTCGACGCGCAGGAGACACGCCGCATCCTGGACCGGTTGTACGGCTACGAGGTCAGCCCGGTCCTGTGGAAAAAGGTCGCGCCGAAGTTGTCGGCCGGCCGGGTGCAGTCGGTCGCGACGCGCATCATCGTGCAGCGCGAACGCGAACGGATGGCGTTCCGCAGCGCAGGGTACTGGGACGTCACCGCCGAACTCGACGCCAGTGTCTCCGACCCGCAGGCCTCGCCCCCGATGTTCACCGCCAAGCTGAACACGGTCGACGGGCGCCGCGTGGCCACCGGCCGCGACTTCGACTCGCTGGGCCAGGTCAAAAAGCCCGACGAGGTACTGGTGCTGGACCAGGCCGCGGCGACGGCGTTGGCGGGTGGTCTGCGCGGGGCGCAGCTGGCGGTCAGCTCGGTCGAGCAGAAGCCCTACACCCGCAGGCCGTACGCGCCGTTCATGACCTCGACGCTGCAGCAGGAGGCGGGCCGCAAGCTGCGGTTCTCCTCGGAGCGCACGATGAGCATCGCGCAGCGGCTCTACGAGAACGGCTACATCACCTATATGCGCACTGACTCGACGACGTTGTCGGCGAGTGCGGTCGAAGCAGCCCGCAACCAGGCCCGTCAGCTCTACGGCGAGGAGTATCTGCATCCGTCGCCGCGGCAGTACACCCGCAAGGTGAAGAACGCCCAGGAGGCGCACGAGGCCATCCGGCCCGCCGGTGACGTGTTCTCCACGCCGGGTCAGCTGCACGGCCAGCTCGACACCGACGAGTTCCGGCTCTACGAGCTGATCTGGCAGCGCACCGTGGCCTCCCAGATGGCCGACGCGCGTGGCACCACGCTAAGCCTGCGGATCTCCGGAACCGCGAGCTCGGGAGAGCAAGTCGTCTTCAACGCCAGCGGCCGGACCATCACCTTCGCCGGCTTTCTGAAGGCCTACGTCGAAAGCATCGACGATCAGGCAGGCGGCGAGGCCGACGACGCCGAGAGCCGGCTGCCGAATCTGGAGCAGGGCCAGCGCGTCGACGCCAAGGAGCTCACCGCCGACGGGCACAACACGGCGCCGCCCGCCCGCTATACCGAGGCTTCGCTGATCAAGGCTCTCGAGGACCTCGGCATCGGCAGGCCGTCGACGTACTCGTCGATCATCAAGACGATCCAGGACCGCGGTTACGTCGTGAAGCGGGGCAGCGCGCTGGTGCCGTCGTGGGTGGCGTTCGCCGTCATCGGGCTGCTCGAACAGCACTTCGGCCGCCTAGTCGACTACGGGTTCACCGCGGCGATGGAAGACGAACTCGACGAGATCGCCGCCGGTAACGAGCGACGGACCAACTGGCTCAACAACTTCTACTTCGGCGGCGATCACGGGGTCGAGGACTCGATCGCCCGCTCGGGTGGGCTCAAGAAGCTCGTCGGGGTGAACCTCGAGGAGATCGACGCCCGGCAGATTAACTCCATCAAACTGTTCGACGACGATCAGGGCCGGCCGATCCATGTGCGGGTGGGCAAGAACGGTGCGTACCTGGAGCGGATGGTCCCCGACGAGGACGGTGAGCCCGGCGAGCTCAAACCGCAGCGGGCCAACCTCAAGGACGATCTCACCCCCGACGAGCTGACCCTCGAGCTCGCCGAAAAGCTTTTCGCCACACCGCAAGAAGGCCGATCACTGGGCGTCGACCCCGAAACCGGGCACGAGATCGTCGCCAAGGATGGTCGTTACGGTCCGTATGTCACCGAGGTTCTGCCCGAACCGCCCGACGACGGCGAGGCCGGGTCGACGGCGAAGAAGGGCAAGAAGCCGACGGGTCCGAAGCCGCGCACCGGTTCGCTGTTGCGGTCGATGGATCTGGAGACGGTGACGCTGGAGGATGCGCTGCGACTGTTGTCTCTGCCGCGCGTCGTGGGCGTCGACCCGAACACCGGCGAGGAGATCACCGCACAGAACGGCCGCTACGGCCCATACCTTAAGCGCGGCACGGACTCTCGCTCGCTGGCCACCGAAGAGCAGATGTTCGACATCACGCTCGACGAGGCCTTGAAGATCTACGCCGAACCCAAGCGCCGTGGCGGGCAGCGGGCCGCGGCCCCGCCGTTGCGTGAACTCGGTGAGGATCCGGCGACCGGCAAGCCGATGGTGATCAAGGACGGCCGGTTCGGCCCGTATGTCACCGACGGGGAGACCAACGCCAGCCTGCGCAAGGGCGACGACGTCCTGTCGATCACCGACGAACGCGCCGCCGAACTGCTCGCCGACCGTCGCGCGCGCGGTCCGGTGAAGCGGACGAAGAAGGCAGGGGCGAAGAAGACTGCGAAGAAGGCCGGAGCGAAGAAAGCCGCCAAGAAGAGCTAG